The Sporosarcina ureae genome includes a region encoding these proteins:
- a CDS encoding GNAT family N-acetyltransferase, with protein MSFVIREMVKEDIKQVQDVAKKSWNSTYEGIIPHQIQENFLNAAYNDKMMEKRLNSSFIYVAEMKDKVVGFANFTPVNSEGQSELSAIYLYQDCQGEGIGTALLQRGIKELENLKEVYIDVEKENTVGKTFYDAKGFKTINEYDDNFDGHILKTIRMCLTV; from the coding sequence ATGAGTTTTGTGATTCGAGAAATGGTAAAAGAAGATATAAAGCAAGTTCAAGACGTAGCAAAAAAAAGTTGGAACTCAACTTATGAAGGGATAATCCCACATCAAATACAGGAAAACTTTTTGAATGCTGCTTACAATGATAAAATGATGGAAAAGCGTTTAAATAGCTCGTTTATTTATGTTGCGGAAATGAAAGATAAGGTTGTAGGTTTTGCCAATTTCACGCCAGTTAACAGTGAAGGGCAATCAGAGTTAAGTGCAATATATCTCTATCAAGACTGTCAAGGTGAGGGTATAGGCACTGCTTTACTTCAGCGAGGGATAAAGGAATTAGAGAATCTGAAGGAAGTATATATCGATGTTGAAAAGGAAAACACCGTCGGAAAAACATTTTACGATGCCAAAGGGTTTAAGACAATTAATGAATATGATGATAACTTCGATGGTCACATTTTGAAAACAATTCGAATGTGTTT
- a CDS encoding cbb3-type cytochrome c oxidase subunit I, which yields MEAIEKQSSKISKLSGGNRLDSRLTLTYFSIAFVTLLIGGLLGLLQGLNRAGLLELPTNFNYYQVLTAHGILLVLVFSVLFVIAYFYSVLSHTMDGLFPVVRKMGWISLITMLVGVVLVITNVVMGNASVMYTFYPPMKASPWFYVGLFIVVAGIWIAAFGGFTQIAKWRKRHRGQHIPLLAFFAMGVFILLFFGSLGVTAEVLMLIPWAFGWTETINVMLSRTLFWSFGHTFVNIWYLTAVSLWYVVVPKVIGGRLFSDTLTRVVVILLVVSNIPGGFHHQIVDPGMSEGIKLTHALMSMVIGFPSLMTAFAMFFVFARVGKKKGAKGVFGWIKKMPWGDVRFLAPMIAMIFFIPGGAGGIAQNANQLNQVVHNSLWVVGHFHITVGVTAVLTFFGAMYWLIPYLSKRTLTPAMNKLGVIQTLIWTIGMVFMAGGMHTVGLLGAPRRTSYTTYGDSATAASWDPYLLLLAVGGVLLTIGLVLIVYIVFNLMFFAPKGTTEFPIAQGEDNASETPKWTERWSVWIIIMLFIVAFGYVFPLVDMIQNAPPGSPPFITW from the coding sequence ATGGAAGCGATTGAAAAGCAAAGTAGTAAAATTAGTAAATTGTCAGGGGGAAATAGATTAGATTCACGTCTGACATTAACGTATTTCTCCATAGCTTTCGTCACGTTATTGATAGGTGGACTTTTAGGTTTACTTCAAGGGCTTAATCGTGCGGGATTGCTCGAACTACCTACAAACTTTAATTATTATCAAGTCTTGACGGCGCATGGTATTTTATTAGTTTTAGTATTCTCTGTATTGTTCGTCATTGCGTATTTTTACTCGGTACTTTCTCATACGATGGATGGATTATTTCCAGTCGTCAGAAAGATGGGCTGGATTTCCCTGATCACTATGCTCGTAGGGGTAGTATTGGTCATTACGAACGTCGTCATGGGTAACGCCTCTGTCATGTACACATTTTATCCGCCGATGAAGGCATCCCCTTGGTTCTATGTTGGGTTATTCATTGTCGTGGCAGGCATCTGGATTGCTGCGTTTGGCGGATTTACTCAAATCGCCAAGTGGAGAAAGAGACACCGTGGCCAACATATACCGTTACTCGCATTCTTTGCGATGGGTGTTTTCATCCTGTTATTCTTCGGAAGTCTAGGTGTAACAGCAGAAGTGTTAATGCTTATACCGTGGGCGTTTGGTTGGACCGAAACGATTAATGTAATGCTTAGTAGAACATTATTTTGGAGCTTCGGACATACATTTGTAAACATTTGGTACTTAACCGCAGTTTCCTTATGGTATGTAGTCGTGCCGAAAGTAATTGGCGGTCGATTATTCAGTGATACATTAACGAGAGTAGTTGTCATACTGTTAGTCGTCTCGAATATTCCAGGCGGTTTCCACCACCAAATTGTGGACCCAGGCATGTCAGAAGGAATTAAACTCACACATGCGCTGATGAGCATGGTGATCGGCTTCCCGTCCTTAATGACAGCATTTGCGATGTTCTTCGTATTCGCTCGTGTGGGCAAGAAGAAAGGTGCGAAAGGAGTATTCGGCTGGATTAAAAAGATGCCTTGGGGAGACGTTCGTTTCCTAGCTCCGATGATTGCAATGATTTTCTTCATTCCAGGCGGAGCTGGCGGTATTGCACAAAATGCGAACCAATTGAATCAAGTCGTGCATAACTCGCTGTGGGTTGTAGGCCATTTCCATATCACTGTCGGTGTGACAGCCGTGTTGACCTTCTTCGGTGCGATGTATTGGTTAATACCTTACTTATCCAAGCGGACACTTACTCCCGCCATGAATAAATTGGGTGTAATTCAAACATTGATTTGGACTATTGGAATGGTCTTCATGGCCGGTGGAATGCACACGGTAGGACTTCTAGGTGCTCCACGAAGAACGTCTTACACAACGTATGGCGATAGTGCAACCGCTGCAAGTTGGGACCCGTACTTACTTTTATTAGCGGTAGGAGGCGTATTATTAACGATAGGTCTCGTGCTGATTGTCTACATCGTCTTCAATCTCATGTTCTTCGCGCCAAAAGGAACTACAGAATTTCCTATTGCACAAGGTGAAGACAATGCAAGTGAGACACCGAAGTGGACAGAGCGTTGGAGTGTATGGATTATCATCATGCTGTTCATCGTCGCGTTCGGTTACGTTTTCCCTCTAGTGGATATGATTCAAAATGCACCACCGGGATCACCGCCATTCATTACTTGGTAA
- a CDS encoding MerR family transcriptional regulator has translation MKVKEVAELVGISVRTLHHYNEIGLFIPDENTDAGYRIYSDENLETLQQILFFRELGFPLKKIKEIIDSPSFNQQEALEMQHKMLLEQKKRLDQMIGTIEKTIQHAKGEIQMTNQEKFEGFDFSHNPYEQEAREKWGDQAVDEANEKAKNMTAFDQEKFNEVFRNLAAIRHLSPDSKEVQEKIREWYHFLNKMGNYSLEAFKGLGQMYVDDERFTQNIDQFGEGLAQFMCTAMGVYAEKNQK, from the coding sequence ATGAAAGTGAAAGAAGTTGCTGAGTTAGTAGGAATTAGTGTGCGCACACTACACCATTATAATGAAATTGGATTATTCATTCCCGACGAAAACACTGATGCTGGTTATCGTATATATTCTGACGAGAATCTCGAGACACTGCAGCAAATCTTATTTTTTAGAGAACTCGGCTTCCCTTTAAAGAAGATTAAAGAAATTATCGATAGTCCATCGTTTAATCAACAAGAAGCGCTTGAAATGCAACATAAAATGCTTCTGGAACAAAAGAAACGGCTTGATCAGATGATCGGGACTATTGAAAAAACAATTCAACATGCGAAAGGAGAAATACAAATGACAAATCAAGAGAAATTTGAGGGCTTTGACTTTAGCCATAACCCATATGAACAAGAAGCTAGAGAAAAGTGGGGCGATCAAGCAGTTGATGAAGCAAATGAGAAAGCGAAAAATATGACTGCCTTCGATCAGGAAAAATTCAACGAGGTTTTTCGTAACCTTGCCGCAATTCGCCATCTATCACCTGATTCCAAAGAGGTCCAAGAGAAAATTAGGGAGTGGTATCATTTTTTAAACAAAATGGGAAACTACTCTCTAGAGGCATTCAAAGGATTGGGTCAAATGTACGTAGACGACGAGCGTTTCACCCAAAACATTGATCAATTCGGTGAAGGCTTAGCCCAATTTATGTGTACGGCTATGGGCGTCTATGCAGAAAAAAACCAAAAGTAA
- the ahpC gene encoding alkyl hydroperoxide reductase subunit C — protein sequence MSMIGKQIEEFTANAYNSGNGEFIEVTQENFKGKWSVVCFYPADFTFVCPTELEDLQNQYETLKGLDTEVYSVSTDTHFTHKAWHDHSDAISSLRYIMVGDPSQKISRIFDVLDEEAGLAQRGTFIIDPDGVVQAAEINADGIGRDASVLVNKIKAAQYVRNNPGEVCPAKWQEGSETLKPSLDLVGKI from the coding sequence ATGTCAATGATCGGAAAACAAATCGAAGAGTTTACAGCAAATGCGTACAACAGTGGTAATGGGGAATTCATCGAAGTAACCCAGGAAAACTTCAAAGGTAAATGGAGCGTAGTCTGCTTCTACCCGGCTGACTTTACATTTGTCTGCCCTACTGAACTCGAAGACCTTCAGAACCAATACGAAACATTAAAAGGCCTCGATACGGAAGTATACTCTGTTTCAACAGACACACACTTCACGCACAAAGCATGGCACGATCACTCAGATGCTATCAGCAGCTTGCGCTACATCATGGTCGGTGACCCATCACAGAAAATCTCCCGCATTTTCGACGTGCTAGACGAAGAAGCAGGTCTTGCACAGCGTGGTACATTTATCATCGATCCAGACGGTGTCGTACAGGCAGCAGAAATCAACGCAGACGGAATCGGCCGTGACGCAAGCGTTCTAGTTAATAAAATCAAAGCAGCACAATACGTCCGCAACAATCCGGGCGAAGTATGTCCGGCTAAATGGCAGGAAGGTAGCGAAACACTTAAGCCAAGCCTGGATCTTGTAGGTAAAATTTAA
- a CDS encoding L-cystine transporter has protein sequence MNTFLLIVNIAGLLLLVGLLYRMNRKKVSFSKRVFTGLGLGIGYGLILHFAYGTESEILKQSMPWFNLIGSGYVKLLQMIVMPLVFISILAAFTKVTIGKNFGKMAATILGMLVGTTAIAAIVGISVTLLFGLDASEIVQGEAEAARGLSLEENLETVADVSLPEKLIDLLPANPFLDFTGARPTSTIGVVIFAAFLGFAYLAITRRDEENAVTVKKGIDAIYALIMGVVRIVLRLTPYGILAIIARTVATSDFMAIYSLGKFVLASYIALLVMFGIHLLIITLSGLNPVTYVKKAGEALIFAFTSRSSAGTLPLTIHAQTNRLGVPEGIANFSGSFGLSIGQNGCAGIYPAMLAVMIAPSVGINPLDPTFLVTLIAIVAVSSFGVAGVGGGATFAAILVLSALNLPVALAGLLISVEPLIDMGRTAVNVSGSMTAGVTTARVTGELDTDMYNESLEKQTAEA, from the coding sequence ATGAATACTTTTTTACTTATTGTGAACATTGCGGGATTGTTATTGCTTGTCGGCCTATTATATAGAATGAATCGTAAAAAGGTATCCTTTTCAAAACGCGTGTTTACAGGGCTTGGGCTCGGAATTGGTTACGGACTTATTTTGCATTTTGCCTATGGAACAGAGTCAGAGATCCTCAAGCAGTCGATGCCATGGTTTAACCTAATCGGTAGCGGCTATGTTAAATTACTGCAAATGATTGTTATGCCACTTGTTTTTATTTCGATCTTAGCGGCTTTTACGAAAGTGACGATCGGGAAAAACTTTGGGAAAATGGCGGCTACGATTTTAGGTATGCTCGTCGGTACGACAGCGATTGCTGCCATTGTGGGGATTTCTGTTACGCTTCTATTTGGACTGGACGCTTCTGAAATCGTACAAGGGGAAGCAGAAGCGGCACGTGGGCTTTCTTTGGAAGAGAACTTGGAAACTGTAGCCGATGTTTCATTACCTGAAAAGCTCATCGATTTATTGCCTGCTAATCCTTTCCTAGATTTTACAGGTGCACGTCCAACTTCAACGATTGGCGTCGTGATTTTTGCGGCATTCCTCGGGTTTGCCTACTTAGCGATTACCAGAAGGGATGAAGAAAACGCGGTCACGGTGAAAAAAGGAATTGACGCGATTTACGCGTTGATCATGGGTGTGGTAAGAATCGTTCTACGTTTGACGCCATATGGTATTTTGGCGATTATCGCGCGAACTGTTGCGACGTCTGATTTTATGGCGATTTACAGTCTCGGGAAGTTTGTCCTTGCTTCTTATATCGCCTTACTGGTGATGTTCGGCATTCACTTGCTCATTATTACATTGTCCGGATTGAATCCGGTGACGTATGTGAAGAAAGCAGGGGAAGCGTTGATATTTGCTTTCACATCCCGCTCAAGTGCAGGAACGCTACCGTTAACGATTCATGCCCAAACGAACCGCTTGGGTGTACCTGAAGGAATTGCCAACTTTTCGGGTTCATTTGGTTTATCCATCGGGCAAAATGGCTGTGCTGGAATCTACCCAGCGATGCTTGCTGTCATGATTGCTCCATCGGTTGGTATCAATCCACTGGACCCAACATTTTTAGTAACATTAATTGCAATCGTGGCGGTTAGTTCATTTGGTGTAGCAGGTGTTGGGGGAGGCGCGACATTTGCCGCAATTCTAGTCTTGTCGGCACTCAATCTTCCTGTCGCACTCGCAGGGTTATTGATTTCTGTTGAACCACTGATTGACATGGGCCGAACTGCAGTAAACGTCAGTGGCTCGATGACAGCAGGTGTCACAACAGCCCGCGTAACGGGTGAACTGGACACGGATATGTATAATGAATCACTTGAAAAACAAACAGCAGAAGCATAA
- a CDS encoding cytochrome c oxidase subunit II, giving the protein MNMHRYEKIWLFLAASMLVIAVVYSGVQTFALGQGPPSGVGMIDPEKVEETAPFDNPGTFQISENEYEVVMILRAFSFEPNVIEIPAGATVHFKMTSTDVMHGFQVIGTNLNAMIMPGHIQEAKQTFKKPGEYLVVCNEYCGVGHQLMSMKIIVK; this is encoded by the coding sequence ATGAACATGCATCGATATGAAAAAATCTGGCTATTTTTAGCTGCTTCCATGTTGGTCATCGCTGTAGTCTATAGTGGCGTTCAGACCTTTGCGTTAGGTCAAGGCCCACCCAGTGGTGTCGGTATGATTGATCCAGAAAAAGTAGAAGAGACGGCGCCATTTGATAATCCGGGGACTTTTCAAATTAGTGAGAATGAATATGAAGTTGTCATGATCTTACGGGCTTTTTCATTTGAACCGAATGTAATTGAAATACCTGCTGGCGCAACTGTTCATTTTAAAATGACTTCTACAGATGTAATGCACGGTTTTCAAGTCATCGGCACCAATTTAAATGCGATGATCATGCCAGGACATATTCAAGAAGCGAAACAAACATTTAAGAAGCCTGGCGAGTATTTAGTCGTATGTAATGAATATTGTGGTGTAGGTCATCAATTAATGAGCATGAAAATCATAGTGAAATAG
- a CDS encoding GNAT family N-acetyltransferase — protein MPLRLETTRLYLQTFNKEDAIRISELANNKGLADILGLPHPYELKHAKDWIAIQPRQIKDGIEYPLTIVSKEINEIIGTITLRIDKNNNKGEIGYWIGTDYWGNGFATEAVNKIIEFGFNDLNLNKIWASALTRNKASSVVLGKAGLQKEGTLRKDKLLHNEYEDIDVYGLLQKEYKK, from the coding sequence ATGCCATTAAGATTAGAAACTACACGTTTATATTTACAAACCTTTAACAAAGAAGATGCAATTAGAATTAGTGAGCTAGCTAATAATAAAGGATTAGCAGATATACTTGGTCTACCACATCCATATGAATTGAAGCATGCTAAGGATTGGATTGCAATTCAACCTCGGCAAATTAAGGATGGGATTGAATACCCTTTGACGATAGTGTCTAAGGAAATAAACGAAATTATAGGTACAATCACTCTACGAATTGATAAAAATAACAATAAAGGCGAAATTGGTTATTGGATTGGCACAGATTACTGGGGAAACGGGTTCGCAACTGAAGCGGTCAATAAAATTATAGAATTTGGATTTAACGATTTGAATTTAAATAAAATTTGGGCTTCAGCTCTTACTAGAAATAAAGCTTCATCAGTGGTGTTGGGAAAAGCGGGCTTACAAAAGGAAGGTACATTAAGGAAAGATAAACTTCTACATAATGAGTATGAAGATATTGATGTATATGGACTTTTACAAAAGGAATATAAAAAATAG
- a CDS encoding amidohydrolase family protein, translating to MKLKNVTFLNNDMKFETRDFSIKNNTISFDLDDGDKEILMDCKDYLVLPGLFNAHFHSYSPLTKGLMQEMALQDWCNDSEQGKIQQILFDYLENEISERDFGYIAQKSYIDMVKNGVTFVSDSDPQSPQKLSDVMNEIGIRGMVDTYEEIGSYNNKTEGNILFGTHLLEEEDMTNDELLNLKKVKDKYNAIMMTHCLENEWRLNIVKSKFGKSSIELYNEMDLLDDKTVLFHGVYMSEEDIELVAKHKSSVVHCPLSNLDTGAGVADVNAMLEKGVNVCLGTDYAHTNVWELMRLTYYLLKINNPVNKYSAEEIFRMATVNGARAYKLQDEIGQIKDGYKADLIFIKKDDSDLEPLLNKEKFSTYLYNLLFYSKADSVQHVMIDGKWIMKDRKLETVDEEKVVSRYNQIADGFLHYLKERAY from the coding sequence ATGAAACTGAAGAATGTAACATTTCTAAACAACGATATGAAATTTGAAACACGTGATTTTTCAATAAAAAATAACACAATAAGTTTTGATTTAGATGACGGAGATAAAGAGATTTTAATGGATTGCAAGGATTATTTGGTGCTTCCAGGACTTTTTAACGCTCATTTTCACAGCTACTCGCCTTTAACTAAAGGATTAATGCAAGAAATGGCTCTTCAAGACTGGTGCAATGATTCAGAGCAAGGAAAAATACAACAAATATTATTTGATTACTTGGAAAATGAAATTTCAGAAAGAGATTTTGGATACATTGCTCAAAAGAGCTATATTGATATGGTCAAAAATGGGGTTACTTTTGTAAGTGACTCAGATCCACAATCACCCCAGAAACTAAGTGATGTAATGAATGAGATTGGAATACGAGGAATGGTTGATACATACGAGGAAATTGGATCTTATAATAATAAGACAGAGGGAAACATTTTATTTGGAACCCATTTACTAGAGGAAGAAGATATGACAAATGATGAATTGCTTAATTTGAAAAAAGTGAAAGATAAATATAATGCTATTATGATGACGCACTGTTTAGAGAATGAGTGGAGACTTAATATAGTTAAATCTAAATTCGGTAAATCAAGTATCGAACTTTATAATGAAATGGATTTACTTGATGATAAAACAGTTCTTTTTCACGGTGTTTATATGTCAGAAGAGGATATTGAATTGGTAGCAAAACATAAAAGCTCTGTTGTTCATTGTCCTCTTTCAAACTTGGATACAGGCGCAGGAGTTGCAGATGTTAATGCTATGCTTGAGAAAGGTGTGAATGTTTGTTTGGGTACTGATTACGCTCACACAAATGTATGGGAGTTAATGAGGTTAACGTATTACTTATTAAAAATAAATAATCCTGTTAACAAATACTCTGCCGAAGAAATCTTTAGAATGGCAACTGTCAATGGTGCAAGGGCATATAAATTACAGGATGAGATAGGTCAAATTAAAGATGGTTATAAAGCAGATTTAATTTTTATTAAAAAAGATGATTCAGACCTAGAGCCATTGCTAAATAAAGAAAAATTTTCAACTTATCTCTATAACTTATTGTTTTATAGTAAAGCTGATTCGGTTCAGCACGTAATGATTGATGGCAAGTGGATTATGAAAGATAGGAAACTGGAAACGGTTGACGAAGAAAAGGTTGTAAGTAGATACAATCAAATTGCAGATGGTTTTTTGCACTATTTAAAAGAACGAGCCTATTGA
- a CDS encoding hotdog fold thioesterase, protein MKKKIDEHQIHEEYYEEILEQVKNDPYAKSLGIELTKFDAGVAEATVEVQSHMVNAFGTVHGAVIYALADHAFSVACNAYGKTSVGLSTTIQFMEPAKPGDKLVAVVKEVKRNFRTGFYRVEVFHEKSLIATMEAMSYSKSHYFIELEDQD, encoded by the coding sequence ATGAAGAAGAAAATTGATGAGCACCAGATTCATGAAGAGTACTATGAAGAAATTCTTGAGCAAGTGAAAAACGATCCATACGCTAAATCATTAGGCATTGAGTTAACGAAATTTGACGCTGGCGTTGCAGAGGCAACGGTGGAAGTGCAAAGTCATATGGTGAATGCGTTTGGCACGGTTCATGGAGCGGTTATTTATGCGTTAGCAGACCATGCCTTTTCTGTAGCTTGTAATGCCTATGGCAAAACGTCAGTGGGATTAAGTACAACGATTCAATTTATGGAACCAGCCAAGCCGGGGGACAAGTTAGTAGCCGTTGTAAAAGAAGTTAAACGAAACTTTCGCACAGGGTTCTACAGAGTGGAAGTTTTTCATGAAAAAAGTTTGATAGCGACGATGGAGGCAATGTCTTACAGTAAGAGTCATTACTTTATTGAACTTGAGGACCAAGATTAA